A genomic segment from Necator americanus strain Aroian chromosome III, whole genome shotgun sequence encodes:
- a CDS encoding hypothetical protein (NECATOR_CHRIII.G12757.T1): MENLAESKPLSRFTTVLARYSKVGGVLQVRRRPVVKAKLGMVAQDVFDSGPKRHVYDSPWELSQALCLVSTDVASTVSTDVDLHALLGAAERIKFHVIALQETKNIRSNVRQTNDGARRLRRKRSKTKTRAVLILLCTRLLSSISLILTRSCHLVCFFFRLRPLRQKPISIINWHSQTPASDESELNAFYEELEEVNRNEKSFYKFVVGDFNAKLGKGLEEEYKIGRFELRNHNKNGNRLPGPLSAVSLFHENSLFMKKNHRGWT, translated from the exons ATGGAAAACCTAGCTGAGAGTAAACCACTGtcaagattcaccaccgtttTGGCAAGATATTCCAAAGTGGGTGGTGTCTTACAGGTtaggcgacgacctgtggtgaaagctaagctagGCATG gttgctcaggacgtcttcgACTCTGGACCGAAGCGACACGTGTACGACTCGCCATGGGAACTGTCTCAGGCTCTGTGCTTAGTGTCCACAGACGTTGCGTccacagtgtccacagacgttGATCtacatgcccttctcggagctgcagagcgtattaagtttcacgtgattgctctgcaagagACCAAAAATATAAGGAGCAACGTACGACAGACGAATGATGGTGCTCGTCGTTTGCGAAGAAAACGTTCGAAAACGAAAACGCGAGCGGTGTTGATTTTGTTGTGCACTCGTTTgttgtcgtccatctcgttgATTCttacgagatcctgtcacctcgtctgttttttttttcgcctccgccctctgcgccaaaaacctaTCAGCATCATCAACTGGCACTCACAAACACCAGCAagtgatgaatccgaattgaacgcgttttatgaggagctggaggaggTGAATCgtaacgagaagtccttctacaaattcgtagTTGGAGACTTCAatgcaaaactaggaaagggaCTCGAAGAGGAATACAagattggaagatttgaacTACGGAACCACAAtaaaaatggcaatcgtctcccCGGGCCGTTGTCAGCCGTTAGCCTCTTTCATGAAAATTCGCtcttcatgaagaaaaatcatcgtGGGTGGACATAG
- a CDS encoding hypothetical protein (NECATOR_CHRIII.G12758.T1), which translates to MGVAPPTRGPLCTHDRWIEPVPVPTKPFIRSGVDKQIGGHGSRTPSMSLTKIENILDDNGEGTKRVEEMLGLPRPVKTGHLSI; encoded by the exons ATGGGTGTAGCGCCGCCGACAAGAGGACCGCTGTGCACGCACGATCGATGGATCGAACCCgtcccagtgccaaccaagcctttcatccgatccggggtcgacaaacaaatcg gtGGACACGGCTCAAGGACCCCGTCAATGTCACTGACGAAaattgagaacatcttggatgacaatggcgagggaacgaaacgagtagAAGAGATGTTgggactcccacgtccagtgaagacgggccatctaagtatctaa